The Cylindrospermopsis curvispora GIHE-G1 genome contains a region encoding:
- a CDS encoding ExeM/NucH family extracellular endonuclease, whose amino-acid sequence MSNTYHNLATGGFTQNWTDTTGITINNDWSNIPSIIGYRGDDLTNATGVDPQTVIADGTGVINVIANQSNPNTVTTGGVAEFEISDPVVSLQGSGTADAPFLLIHLNTLGVTNINISYNLRDIDGSTDNAVQAVGLQYRIGTTSNFTNIPSGYVADASSGPSLANLVTPVSAILPTEAENQAQLQVRIITTNAPGNDEWIGIDNINIVGTPQTASASGITLTQSGNSTDVAEGGGTDTYSVVLNSQPTANVTITINAGSQLTTNITSLTFTPQDWNVAQNVTVAAIDGANFEGNHTGTLTHTVTSTDTNYNNLAVPNITANITDNEAETAPTIQIRITEYMYSGANGEFVELTNIGNTSIDFTNWSYDDNSRIPGSFSLSGFGTVQAGESVIFTEAANSSDFRTAWGLAPSVKVIAGSNQGLGRADEINIYNQNNQRVDRLTYDDGTISGSVRTQNVSAWTGVTNLGLNDATKWQLSTVADAQGSVTSTGGDIGNPGRYGIGTVSSIVLTQTGGNTGVMEGGATDTYTLALTSTPTAPVNINVTVSDGQTLVSTDGVNFGTTAILALTDIVAKIITVRAVDDSIFEFKPHTGAIAHTVTSNDSTYNSLTIPNLNISIGDNDTAPNLPAIRITEYQYDGNGSEFFELTNIGNTAIDLTGWSYDDDSRIAGTVSLSDFGILQAGESVIITEAGAEIFRADWGLAPTVKIIGGLTVNLGREDEINIFNNNGILVDSLIYGDSTRFPGTGRTQNVSAWTAAANLGKNDITQWALSTVGDGLNSYNSLSGGTGNPSSYSSASVPSPAILIAQSGGNTAITEGVSTDTYTVVLRSQPTANVTVDVVASSQLNVTNTSLTFTPANWNVAQTVTVTGVDDNLFEDAHTGAISHSATSTDTRYNRITIPSVNVNITDNDVAVGAVPSITENTTSPLISLATTGIGVLSGVIGDPTDPASTLGIDFAIADADTSLNNLTVTVSSSNQTVVTNGNLVLSGTDITRNLKITPTGVGFSDITLTVNDGNNVVTYKINYAASQGSVSPNTTRFHTGTSDASTAIAIDDQYMLVGDDEDQRIRLYDRTKSGAPITSFDFGSVTGLTSEVDLEGSVKIGNRIYWIGSHGNNSSNQDAPNRERLFATTITGTGVNTTLTFAGYYQFLEDDLIAWDNSNGHGLGVGFLGLGASAASGVSVSVVNGFNIEGLTTSPDGNSLYVAFRTPLEPTGDRTKALIVPVTNLGTILNTNGGTTGSATFGAPIQLDLGGRGIRSIERNSTGQYVIIAGAVGASTNSAPNDFRLYTWTGNPTDKPLLRATDLTALDSNGSFEGIVTVPENLTGDSKIQLLVDNGDTFWYGNSTASKNLNQDNWQKFRTEVVTLGPIKIHQIQGNAVSQTSAGGRADISPLNGQTVTIEAIVVGDFQAGDTDTKRNLNGFYVQEEDTDGDGNVLTSEGIFVFDGSNSSVAVSRGDKIKITGTISEFFGETQLTPTTVTIISSGNTLPTAANITLPTPTTSLSQGGTPQPDLEAFEGMLVKFTNTLTVTEMFNLDRFNEIKLAQGDRPQQFTQFNNPDVAGYAAHRVEVGSRTITYDDGLSVQNALIGNLDGFGPIFNTASNIRMGDRITDLSGVLSYQWAGNAASGATWRVRSTQDGQNRFTKVNDRPVTPKTVGGSIKVTGFNVLNYFKTIDLPGVNTVIGQDPRGADSMDEFNRQTDKLVTALLAINADVLGLAELENDFLAGSSGNGIEYLTNQLNAKAGAGTYAWVNPGTQFVGSDAIAVGLIYKPMAVSLLGDVAILNSSEFMDPNNTGQDRNRPAVAQTFQDLATNEKFTVVVNHLKSKGASELTDINSPDYDQNDGQGFWNNTRTKAIQALVDWLNTNPTKVNDSDYLLLGDFNAYAQEDPVKVLKNAGYIDLASAFHQGTTASYVFDGQTGTLDYAFASASLAQQVTGATEWAINSDEADGIDYNLDFGRDAAIFDGTTPYRSSDHDPVIVGLNLVSSVNEPPLIISGTSGPDNLKAGVNFAGVNQIIFTGAGSDMVDIPIGGAKPSLGSNSIFTGSGADTISVADGDRAFGGSGHDQFDATEATGYRISGGVGNDIFSLGVNGRAIGGDGDDRFFVGEGGGNIISGGAGADQFWILTDDPTKLKASNTIVDYTIGTDVIGIANQVADSVDDLTLSGSNISVNGVLIATLNGVNAASATFVFGSPLAS is encoded by the coding sequence ATGAGTAACACTTATCATAATTTAGCAACGGGTGGTTTTACACAAAACTGGACAGATACCACAGGAATTACAATAAATAATGATTGGAGTAATATTCCTAGTATTATTGGTTATAGAGGTGATGATTTAACCAATGCTACTGGAGTTGATCCGCAAACTGTGATTGCCGATGGTACTGGGGTTATTAATGTTATTGCCAACCAGTCTAACCCTAATACAGTTACTACTGGAGGAGTAGCTGAGTTTGAAATTAGTGATCCTGTGGTTTCCCTGCAGGGTTCCGGTACAGCGGATGCTCCTTTTTTATTAATTCACCTAAATACTCTGGGTGTTACCAATATCAATATCTCCTACAACCTGCGTGATATTGATGGCTCGACGGACAATGCAGTGCAGGCGGTAGGTTTGCAATATCGCATTGGAACAACAAGTAATTTCACGAATATTCCTAGCGGTTATGTTGCTGATGCCAGTTCTGGTCCTAGCTTGGCAAATTTGGTGACACCTGTTAGCGCTATTTTGCCCACAGAAGCAGAAAACCAAGCTCAATTACAGGTAAGGATTATCACCACAAATGCCCCAGGTAACGATGAATGGATTGGTATTGATAATATCAATATTGTGGGCACGCCACAAACTGCTTCGGCATCGGGAATAACCCTTACCCAGTCGGGCAACTCTACCGATGTAGCTGAAGGTGGTGGGACTGATACTTACTCTGTGGTGCTGAATAGTCAACCCACCGCCAATGTGACGATCACTATTAATGCGGGTTCACAACTCACTACTAATATTACCAGTCTTACCTTTACGCCACAAGACTGGAATGTTGCCCAAAATGTCACGGTAGCAGCGATTGATGGTGCTAATTTTGAGGGTAATCACACAGGTACATTGACCCATACGGTAACAAGTACGGATACTAATTACAATAATTTGGCTGTTCCCAATATTACTGCTAATATTACTGATAATGAGGCAGAAACTGCGCCTACGATTCAGATTCGCATTACTGAATATATGTATTCAGGTGCAAATGGTGAATTTGTTGAATTAACCAATATTGGCAATACATCGATCGACTTCACGAACTGGAGCTATGACGACAATTCCCGAATTCCCGGTTCCTTCTCATTAAGCGGTTTTGGCACTGTCCAAGCTGGGGAATCGGTAATCTTTACGGAAGCGGCTAATAGCAGTGACTTCCGCACAGCTTGGGGATTAGCGCCGTCGGTAAAGGTGATTGCAGGTTCCAATCAAGGGTTGGGGCGTGCTGATGAGATCAATATCTACAATCAGAATAATCAACGGGTTGATCGCCTGACCTATGACGATGGCACGATCAGTGGTTCTGTCCGCACCCAAAATGTCAGCGCTTGGACAGGTGTAACAAATTTGGGGCTGAATGATGCGACCAAGTGGCAACTCTCTACTGTCGCTGATGCTCAAGGTTCGGTGACATCCACAGGCGGAGATATTGGTAATCCTGGACGCTATGGGATTGGCACTGTGTCAAGCATTGTCTTGACCCAAACCGGTGGCAACACTGGCGTTATGGAAGGTGGCGCAACTGATACCTATACTCTCGCGTTAACCAGCACCCCAACTGCCCCGGTAAATATCAATGTTACGGTCAGCGATGGGCAGACTTTAGTTAGTACGGATGGTGTAAATTTTGGAACTACAGCAATTCTTGCTTTAACAGATATTGTTGCTAAAATAATTACGGTGCGAGCTGTTGATGACAGCATTTTTGAATTCAAGCCCCATACTGGTGCGATCGCCCATACAGTGACTAGCAATGATTCTACTTATAATAGTCTTACTATTCCTAACCTCAATATCAGCATTGGGGATAACGATACTGCTCCTAATCTACCCGCAATCAGGATTACGGAATATCAATACGATGGCAATGGCAGTGAATTTTTTGAGTTGACTAATATTGGGAACACGGCCATTGATTTGACAGGATGGAGCTATGACGATGACTCAAGAATTGCTGGTACTGTTTCACTTAGTGACTTTGGCATCCTGCAGGCGGGGGAATCGGTCATTATTACGGAAGCTGGAGCGGAGATTTTTCGTGCTGATTGGGGACTTGCACCAACAGTGAAAATCATCGGTGGCTTAACCGTTAACCTCGGGCGCGAAGATGAAATCAATATCTTCAACAATAATGGAATCCTTGTCGATAGCTTGATCTATGGTGACAGCACCAGATTCCCCGGTACAGGGCGCACCCAAAATGTCAGCGCTTGGACAGCGGCGGCCAATTTGGGCAAGAACGATATTACCCAATGGGCTTTGTCAACGGTTGGCGATGGTCTAAATTCTTATAACTCCCTGAGTGGTGGTACGGGTAACCCCAGTAGTTATAGCAGTGCGTCTGTGCCAAGTCCCGCAATATTAATAGCGCAGTCAGGTGGCAATACTGCCATTACGGAGGGTGTTTCAACTGACACCTACACAGTGGTACTCAGAAGCCAACCCACCGCCAATGTTACGGTTGATGTGGTGGCTAGTTCCCAATTGAATGTAACTAATACTTCCCTCACTTTTACCCCTGCCAATTGGAATGTGGCACAAACGGTGACAGTGACTGGGGTTGACGATAATTTGTTTGAAGATGCACATACGGGTGCAATCAGCCATAGTGCCACTAGTACGGATACGCGCTACAACCGTATTACTATTCCCTCGGTGAATGTGAACATTACTGATAATGATGTGGCGGTGGGCGCAGTTCCTTCAATTACCGAAAATACCACTTCACCTTTGATCAGTTTAGCGACCACGGGGATAGGCGTATTGAGTGGGGTGATTGGTGATCCCACAGACCCCGCGAGTACCTTGGGCATTGACTTTGCGATCGCTGATGCAGATACGTCTTTAAATAATCTTACTGTGACAGTAAGTAGCAGCAATCAAACGGTTGTCACCAATGGCAATTTGGTTTTGAGTGGCACAGACATAACCCGCAACCTCAAGATCACGCCTACGGGTGTGGGCTTTTCCGATATCACCTTGACAGTCAATGATGGCAATAATGTTGTCACTTACAAAATCAATTACGCGGCTTCCCAAGGTTCTGTTAGCCCCAATACTACTCGCTTCCATACAGGCACCAGTGATGCTTCCACAGCGATCGCCATTGACGATCAATATATGTTGGTTGGAGATGACGAAGATCAACGCATTCGCCTCTACGATCGCACTAAATCGGGCGCACCAATTACCAGCTTCGATTTTGGTTCTGTGACGGGATTAACCTCAGAGGTGGATCTGGAAGGTTCGGTGAAAATTGGCAACAGGATTTACTGGATCGGTTCCCATGGTAATAACTCCAGCAATCAAGATGCTCCCAATCGTGAACGCCTGTTTGCCACCACCATCACAGGTACGGGGGTGAATACCACCCTCACCTTTGCGGGATACTATCAATTTTTAGAAGATGACCTCATCGCTTGGGACAATAGCAATGGTCATGGATTGGGGGTAGGCTTCCTTGGACTTGGTGCAAGTGCAGCTTCGGGTGTATCTGTAAGCGTTGTCAATGGTTTCAATATCGAAGGTTTGACCACTTCTCCCGATGGCAATAGCCTATATGTGGCATTCCGCACACCGCTAGAACCCACTGGCGATCGCACCAAAGCCTTAATCGTTCCCGTTACCAACTTGGGCACCATTCTCAATACCAATGGCGGTACTACAGGATCCGCCACCTTTGGCGCACCAATTCAGCTAGACCTGGGCGGACGCGGCATTCGCAGCATTGAACGCAACAGCACAGGGCAGTATGTGATCATTGCAGGAGCTGTGGGCGCATCCACAAATAGCGCTCCCAATGATTTCCGTCTTTACACATGGACAGGCAACCCTACAGACAAACCCCTATTGCGAGCCACGGATCTCACGGCCCTGGATAGCAATGGCAGTTTTGAGGGCATTGTCACCGTTCCTGAGAACCTCACTGGTGATAGCAAGATTCAACTATTGGTGGATAATGGGGACACCTTTTGGTATGGCAACAGCACTGCTTCCAAGAATTTGAACCAAGACAACTGGCAGAAATTCCGCACTGAAGTGGTGACCTTGGGACCGATCAAGATCCACCAAATCCAAGGTAACGCTGTCAGTCAAACTTCCGCCGGTGGCCGCGCTGATATTAGTCCACTCAATGGTCAGACAGTAACAATCGAAGCAATCGTAGTAGGTGACTTCCAGGCTGGTGATACAGACACTAAGCGGAACTTGAATGGCTTTTACGTTCAGGAAGAAGATACTGATGGAGATGGGAATGTACTTACGTCTGAAGGTATTTTTGTATTTGACGGCTCTAATTCTAGTGTAGCGGTCAGTCGGGGAGACAAGATTAAAATCACAGGAACGATTAGCGAGTTCTTTGGGGAAACCCAACTTACTCCCACAACAGTTACCATCATCAGTTCTGGCAATACCCTGCCCACAGCGGCAAATATTACCCTACCCACTCCTACCACTAGCCTCAGCCAAGGGGGAACGCCTCAGCCAGATTTGGAAGCCTTTGAAGGGATGTTAGTTAAGTTCACGAACACCCTGACGGTGACGGAGATGTTTAACCTCGATCGCTTTAACGAGATCAAGTTAGCTCAAGGCGATCGCCCCCAACAGTTCACCCAGTTTAATAACCCGGATGTAGCGGGCTATGCAGCACACCGGGTGGAGGTTGGTTCCCGCACCATCACTTATGATGATGGGTTAAGTGTTCAAAATGCTCTGATTGGGAATCTGGATGGCTTTGGTCCTATATTTAACACTGCTAGTAATATCCGCATGGGGGATAGAATTACAGATTTATCTGGTGTTCTTAGCTATCAGTGGGCCGGTAATGCTGCCAGTGGTGCAACCTGGCGGGTAAGATCTACTCAGGATGGTCAGAATAGGTTTACTAAGGTAAATGATCGTCCTGTAACTCCTAAGACAGTGGGTGGTTCTATTAAAGTTACGGGTTTTAATGTCCTTAATTACTTCAAAACAATTGATCTGCCTGGTGTGAATACGGTGATTGGTCAAGATCCTCGTGGTGCGGACAGCATGGATGAGTTTAATCGCCAAACGGACAAACTAGTTACTGCCCTACTAGCTATCAATGCGGATGTTTTAGGTTTAGCGGAACTGGAAAATGACTTTTTGGCGGGTTCTAGTGGGAATGGGATTGAGTACCTCACAAATCAGCTTAATGCAAAAGCTGGCGCTGGAACCTATGCCTGGGTGAATCCAGGAACTCAGTTTGTGGGCAGTGATGCGATCGCGGTGGGACTGATCTACAAACCTATGGCGGTGAGTCTGTTAGGGGATGTAGCTATTCTGAATAGTTCTGAATTTATGGATCCTAACAACACAGGGCAGGATCGTAACCGTCCTGCAGTAGCACAAACCTTCCAAGATTTAGCAACTAACGAAAAATTTACGGTAGTAGTAAATCACCTAAAGTCTAAAGGCGCTTCTGAACTAACAGACATCAACTCTCCAGACTACGATCAAAACGATGGTCAGGGCTTCTGGAACAATACCCGGACTAAAGCAATCCAGGCGCTAGTGGACTGGCTCAACACCAATCCTACCAAGGTGAATGACTCAGATTATCTGCTCCTTGGTGACTTTAACGCCTATGCTCAGGAAGATCCGGTGAAAGTGCTAAAAAATGCTGGCTATATCGACCTGGCCTCCGCATTTCATCAAGGGACTACCGCATCCTACGTGTTTGATGGTCAAACCGGTACTCTGGACTATGCCTTTGCCAGTGCAAGCCTAGCACAGCAGGTAACAGGAGCAACAGAGTGGGCGATCAACAGTGATGAGGCCGATGGGATAGACTATAACCTTGACTTCGGAAGAGATGCTGCTATTTTTGATGGTACCACCCCTTACCGATCCTCCGATCATGACCCGGTTATTGTGGGACTTAATCTGGTCTCCTCTGTTAACGAACCTCCTCTAATTATCAGTGGAACCTCTGGCCCAGACAATTTAAAAGCAGGAGTGAACTTTGCTGGTGTAAACCAAATCATATTTACTGGAGCAGGTTCTGATATGGTAGATATTCCCATTGGCGGAGCCAAGCCCAGTCTAGGTTCCAATAGCATCTTCACTGGCAGTGGTGCAGATACAATCTCTGTGGCTGATGGAGATCGGGCCTTTGGTGGTAGTGGGCATGACCAGTTTGATGCCACAGAAGCCACTGGCTACCGGATCTCTGGTGGTGTGGGTAATGATATCTTCTCCCTCGGTGTTAATGGTCGTGCCATCGGTGGTGATGGTGATGACCGGTTCTTCGTGGGTGAAGGTGGAGGTAATATAATCTCCGGTGGTGCTGGTGCGGATCAGTTTTGGATTCTTACTGATGACCCTACCAAATTAAAAGCATCTAACACGATTGTTGACTACACCATCGGTACGGATGTAATAGGCATTGCCAACCAGGTGGCCGACTCTGTGGATGATCTAACCTTGAGTGGTAGTAATATCAGCGTAAATGGTGTGTTAATTGCCACCCTCAACGGGGTGAACGCTGCAAGTGCAACCTTCGTTTTTGGCAGTCCCTTGGCCAGCTAG
- a CDS encoding calcium-binding protein → MFEGAGHLFNTVYNVFGEIVDGKNADPKDLSAKWGNQTGADGTLYEFDERYRLTQGDWFFHSFCGAYYEEANKYGNGIGFADDVWLMGEEWNIGQMYSSRGGDKFFTDNTMGLASMVVDIANKTAYTVPVLGQSGYEKILPINSGHKDYVVLVMSGYNLEVEPAPLKIYIGKKNVDAAGKAMNYNTASARDAFLGRNGLLFGQLYGMAATNDTYADLGIANVDADTEMLNAYTADADAPDTFKVRYYPTKYRWDGFDTPENAGKTEVYRWLQDGDTVGGVKEANEQPEGYTFFNGDSKVEHPAVDPDITQSRYVINLTDARSILGIDFNNIVTDLTNDADGNGLPDYLSADVTRVLAGVDGALVLETNGKGAAPTGPNNPASSLTHAIHVEQGKAYADQPDGLQWVKTSDGDYLILDEDSGNDYGERKYVLPIDSETLQLTDPGTGYFLASAGGSLNPRAKAKVAAIPGTFSRATGAEFSGTWNVTHLVAKKEDGSFYTQEELDGTGAQRIIGSLPLEEQTFIGVVQQGGESGGILAERKADQGGQIFMFNITEPLEFVKPLITGTPNADTIQAGVGEFTGVNSLVFTGAGKDEVDIPIGGAKLYLGSNSIFTGSGADTISVADEDRAFGGSGDDEFDATEATGYRISGGVGNDIFYLGVNGRAIGGDGDDRFFVGEGGGNIISGGAGADQFWILTDDPTKLKASNTIVDYTIGTDVIGIANQVADSVDDLTLSGSNISLNGVLIATLNGVNAASATFVFG, encoded by the coding sequence ATGTTTGAAGGAGCAGGACATCTATTTAATACCGTATATAACGTTTTTGGTGAAATTGTAGATGGCAAGAATGCTGATCCTAAAGATTTGAGTGCAAAGTGGGGCAACCAAACGGGGGCAGATGGAACCCTTTACGAGTTTGACGAAAGATATCGCCTAACTCAAGGTGACTGGTTCTTCCACTCCTTCTGCGGTGCTTATTACGAGGAAGCGAACAAGTATGGTAACGGTATTGGCTTTGCCGATGATGTGTGGCTGATGGGTGAAGAGTGGAACATTGGTCAGATGTATAGCAGTCGTGGTGGAGATAAATTCTTCACTGACAACACCATGGGTTTGGCTTCCATGGTAGTGGATATTGCCAATAAAACTGCTTACACTGTCCCAGTTTTAGGACAGTCTGGCTACGAGAAAATACTGCCCATCAACTCCGGTCATAAGGACTATGTTGTTCTGGTTATGTCCGGTTATAACCTGGAGGTTGAACCCGCGCCTCTGAAGATCTATATTGGCAAGAAGAATGTGGATGCGGCGGGCAAGGCGATGAATTACAACACAGCTTCTGCTCGCGACGCCTTTCTGGGTCGCAATGGTTTACTCTTCGGTCAGCTCTATGGTATGGCTGCCACCAATGATACCTATGCAGACCTGGGCATTGCCAACGTAGACGCGGATACTGAAATGCTGAATGCCTACACCGCTGATGCAGATGCTCCTGATACTTTCAAAGTGCGTTACTACCCCACGAAATATCGCTGGGATGGCTTCGACACCCCTGAAAATGCTGGTAAAACAGAGGTCTACCGGTGGCTGCAAGATGGTGACACTGTAGGTGGTGTGAAGGAAGCAAATGAGCAACCAGAAGGTTATACCTTCTTCAATGGTGACAGCAAAGTTGAGCACCCAGCAGTAGATCCAGATATCACCCAGTCTCGCTACGTGATCAACCTAACGGATGCCCGTTCTATTTTGGGTATTGACTTTAACAACATCGTTACTGATCTGACCAACGATGCTGACGGTAACGGCTTACCGGATTACCTGTCCGCAGATGTAACTCGAGTCCTGGCAGGTGTGGATGGTGCTCTCGTCTTAGAAACCAATGGTAAAGGGGCAGCTCCTACGGGTCCAAACAACCCCGCTAGCTCTTTAACCCATGCAATTCATGTGGAACAGGGCAAGGCCTACGCAGATCAACCTGATGGTCTCCAGTGGGTCAAAACTTCTGATGGTGACTACCTCATCCTAGATGAAGATTCGGGTAACGATTACGGCGAGCGGAAGTACGTTCTGCCCATTGATTCCGAGACGTTACAATTGACAGATCCTGGTACAGGTTACTTCCTGGCTTCCGCTGGCGGTTCTCTTAACCCCCGTGCTAAGGCCAAGGTTGCTGCCATCCCTGGCACCTTCTCAAGAGCTACAGGCGCTGAGTTTTCCGGTACTTGGAATGTCACCCACTTAGTAGCCAAGAAGGAAGACGGCAGTTTCTACACCCAGGAAGAACTTGATGGAACTGGTGCTCAAAGAATCATTGGTAGTTTGCCATTGGAAGAGCAGACCTTTATCGGTGTGGTGCAGCAAGGTGGGGAATCGGGCGGCATTCTGGCAGAACGCAAAGCAGACCAAGGTGGTCAAATTTTCATGTTCAACATTACGGAACCCCTTGAGTTCGTCAAGCCCCTGATTACTGGCACTCCCAATGCTGACACAATCCAAGCTGGGGTTGGGGAATTTACCGGAGTCAATAGTCTGGTGTTTACAGGTGCTGGCAAGGATGAAGTGGATATCCCCATAGGGGGAGCTAAACTCTACCTAGGTTCCAATAGCATTTTCACTGGCAGTGGTGCGGATACAATCTCTGTGGCTGATGAAGACCGGGCCTTTGGTGGTAGTGGGGATGACGAGTTTGATGCTACAGAAGCCACTGGCTACCGGATCTCTGGTGGTGTGGGGAATGACATCTTCTACCTCGGTGTTAATGGTCGTGCCATCGGTGGTGATGGTGATGACCGGTTCTTCGTGGGTGAAGGTGGAGGTAATATAATCTCCGGTGGTGCTGGTGCGGATCAGTTTTGGATTCTCACTGATGACCCTACCAAATTAAAAGCATCTAACACGATTGTTGACTACACCATCGGTACGGATGTAATAGGCATTGCCAACCAGGTGGCCGACTCCGTGGATGACCTGACCTTGAGTGGTAGTAATATCAGCTTAAATGGTGTGTTAATTGCTACCCTCAACGGGGTGAATGCTGCAAGTGCAACCTTCGTTTTTGGGTAG
- a CDS encoding metallophosphoesterase — protein MSKFRVNPYLQNPSSNGVSVTWFTTEDVDGTLTVTGPGLTSPLVLTSNPTFEPVLAYTTAEQNQTITGLANSWLIDNNNYKHRINLDGLDSNQTYSYTVAQGGATFTSTFKTAPLATEWSSIRFIAMSDSETEPRGRITYREWQPGLLAEGSERPSLTGSQWATTFGTSGSGAAQTLRYALTETKGYQENLNIVNSRNPDFLLMPGDLVQGGGYQPGWDEFFRHNAGEFDSGLSKYAILPALGNWENFGALNGGYGTDADGRFGPKFGRDKYHVYFDSPENGTPTHRDNYYRVDYGPVTILTLDSSNGEPDDRRSNYGGSGQPPKVTGTTFTDPGKDTQDNYTRQQYESFGGTDLADFNPGSTQWNWVEAQLQDARANGQIIFVQFHHVPYSSGEHGQPMNHDLSTGQGGTPLRQYQGMFETYGVAAVLSGHSEMFERSFVDQNADGTGVTYYDVGVSGDGLRGEKRTGSGVSTPLLSYNEYSQWTADQSEAEVWKVIDGVPQLVDGGKHYGHLEVNIEPFTPIAGITAKIEFTPVYSFPILDATYNLVATERRVYDDPVVMLVTDEGSVINIPLTPEATVAVLEAKLVTTTPGSDMVIANAPNSQADGINDLILTGAGNDEVDTTLSLPLTLKGQNRIFTGSGSDIITVNDQDRGFGGSGNDVFYATDASGYRISGGVGNDIFYLGVNGRAIGGEGDDRFFVGEGGGNIISGGAGADQFWILTDDPTKLKASNTIVDYTIGTDVIGITNQVANSKGDLTFSGSDISLNGVLIATLNGVNAAGATFVFG, from the coding sequence ATGAGCAAATTTCGCGTTAATCCCTATCTGCAAAATCCCTCTTCCAATGGGGTTTCTGTTACCTGGTTCACTACAGAGGATGTGGACGGTACTCTCACCGTGACTGGCCCAGGTTTGACCAGTCCTTTAGTATTAACCAGTAATCCCACCTTTGAACCCGTACTCGCCTACACCACTGCGGAGCAAAATCAGACCATCACGGGGTTGGCAAATAGTTGGTTAATCGACAACAACAATTACAAGCACAGAATAAATTTAGACGGATTAGATTCAAATCAGACTTATAGTTACACCGTCGCCCAAGGGGGTGCTACCTTTACTTCTACCTTTAAAACTGCTCCCCTTGCTACAGAATGGTCTAGTATTCGCTTCATTGCCATGTCCGACAGTGAAACAGAACCCCGTGGGCGAATCACCTATCGGGAGTGGCAACCAGGTTTATTGGCGGAGGGTTCTGAGCGTCCTAGCTTAACGGGTAGTCAGTGGGCTACCACCTTTGGCACCTCTGGTTCTGGCGCTGCCCAAACCTTGCGCTATGCGCTGACGGAAACTAAGGGGTATCAAGAGAACTTGAATATTGTCAACAGTAGAAACCCGGACTTTTTACTCATGCCTGGAGACCTGGTACAAGGGGGTGGCTACCAACCAGGTTGGGATGAATTTTTCCGTCACAACGCCGGGGAGTTTGATAGTGGGCTGTCTAAGTACGCCATTTTACCCGCCCTGGGGAACTGGGAAAATTTTGGCGCTCTCAACGGGGGGTATGGTACGGATGCTGATGGCCGTTTTGGACCAAAGTTTGGGCGAGATAAGTACCATGTTTACTTTGATAGTCCGGAAAATGGAACTCCAACTCACCGGGACAACTACTACCGGGTAGACTATGGTCCTGTGACTATCCTCACTCTAGATAGCTCTAATGGGGAACCGGATGATCGCCGCAGTAACTATGGTGGTTCGGGTCAGCCACCTAAGGTCACTGGTACTACTTTTACTGATCCGGGAAAAGACACCCAGGATAATTATACCCGTCAACAGTACGAAAGCTTTGGCGGTACTGATCTGGCAGACTTTAACCCCGGTAGTACTCAGTGGAACTGGGTAGAGGCCCAACTTCAAGATGCCCGCGCTAATGGTCAAATCATTTTTGTACAGTTTCACCATGTTCCCTATAGTAGTGGCGAGCATGGACAACCTATGAATCATGACTTATCCACTGGTCAGGGCGGTACACCTCTACGCCAATATCAAGGAATGTTTGAAACCTATGGTGTTGCTGCTGTTCTCTCTGGTCATAGTGAGATGTTTGAGCGTAGTTTTGTCGATCAAAATGCAGATGGCACTGGGGTCACTTACTACGATGTTGGTGTGTCCGGTGATGGATTACGGGGTGAAAAGCGCACGGGATCTGGGGTGAGTACTCCTTTGCTTAGTTATAATGAGTACAGTCAGTGGACTGCCGATCAAAGTGAAGCGGAGGTTTGGAAAGTGATTGATGGTGTGCCTCAACTCGTGGACGGAGGCAAACATTATGGTCATTTGGAGGTAAATATTGAACCTTTCACTCCTATAGCAGGAATCACTGCCAAAATTGAGTTTACGCCGGTCTACAGTTTCCCCATTCTGGATGCAACCTATAACCTTGTGGCAACTGAGCGCCGCGTTTATGATGATCCGGTGGTTATGCTGGTCACGGATGAAGGATCGGTGATTAATATTCCTTTAACTCCTGAGGCTACTGTGGCGGTCTTAGAAGCTAAGCTAGTCACTACTACACCAGGATCTGATATGGTCATTGCTAATGCCCCCAATAGTCAGGCAGATGGTATCAATGACCTGATCTTGACCGGAGCTGGAAATGATGAGGTGGATACTACTTTGTCTTTGCCCCTAACTCTGAAGGGACAAAATCGTATTTTTACGGGGAGTGGTAGTGATATAATAACGGTAAATGATCAGGATCGGGGTTTTGGCGGCAGTGGTAATGATGTATTTTATGCCACAGATGCCAGTGGCTACCGGATCTCTGGTGGTGTGGGTAATGATATCTTCTACCTCGGTGTTAATGGTCGTGCCATCGGTGGTGAAGGTGATGACCGGTTCTTCGTGGGTGAAGGTGGAGGTAATATAATCTCTGGTGGTGCTGGTGCGGATCAGTTTTGGATTCTCACTGATGACCCTACCAAGTTAAAAGCATCTAACACGATTGTTGACTACACCATCGGTACGGATGTAATAGGCATTACTAACCAGGTTGCCAACTCTAAGGGTGACCTCACCTTCAGTGGTAGTGATATCAGCCTAAATGGTGTGTTAATTGCTACTCTTAACGGAGTGAATGCTGCAGGTGCAACCTTCGTTTTTGGGTAG